Proteins from one Mercurialis annua linkage group LG7, ddMerAnnu1.2, whole genome shotgun sequence genomic window:
- the LOC126655702 gene encoding peroxidase 10-like yields MEHKNYNKLLSIYLLCFLILSSSISCQLNYRFYDYSCPNLTKIVRYGVWSAISNDTRMAASLLRLHFHDCFVDGCEGSVLLDGDNSEKNSLGNRNSARGFEVIDNIKATIEKLCPAVVSCTDILTLAAREAVYLTGGSYWNIPLGRRDGLTTSQSAADEQLPSPFESLQNITAKFTSKGLDLKDVVVLSGGHTLGFAQCFTFKPRLFDFAGSGNPDPALDTSLLQNLQSVCPNQAASDTNLAPLDSVTSSKFDNSYFKLLLNNSGLLQSDQALMTDNTAASMVTNYSKYPYLFSKDFGTSMVKMGGIGVLTGQNGQIRKNCRVVN; encoded by the exons ATGGAACATAAAAACTACAATAAACTCCTTTCTATTTACCTCTTATGCTTCTTGATCTTAAGTTCCTCAATTTCCTGCCAACTCAATTACAGATTCTACGACTATAGCTGTCCTAACCTGACAAAAATTGTTCGATACGGAGTTTGGTCAGCTATTTCAAATGATACTAGAATGGCAGCTTCTCTATTGAGGCTTCATTTCCATGATTGTTTTGTTGAT GGATGCGAGGGGTCTGTGTTGCTCGATGGTGACAACAGCGAAAAAAATTCGTTGGGTAACCGAAATTCGGCTAGAGGATTTGAAGTCATTGACAATATTAAGGCTACTATAGAGAAACTCTGCCCTGCAGTTGTTTCTTGTACTGATATTCTTACTCTTGCAGCAAGAGAGGCCGTTTATCTT ACTGGAGGGTCCTATTGGAATATACCTTTGGGTCGCAGAGACGGTCTAACCACCAGTCAGAGCGCTGCTGACGAACAACTCCCATCGCCTTTCGAGTCTCTACAGAACATCACTGCAAAATTCACCTCGAAGGGTCTTGATTTGAAGGATGTTGTTGTGCTCTCAGGCGGACACACTCTCGGTTTTGCTCAGTGTTTCACTTTCAAACCGAGGCTTTTCGACTTTGCTGGCTCAGGAAATCCCGATCCAGCACTAGACACATCACTTTTACAAAATCTGCAAAGTGTTTGTCCAAATCAAGCAGCTTCCGACACAAATTTAGCTCCGTTAGATTCTGTCACGTCATCAAAATTTGATAACTCTTATTTCAAGCTTCTTTTGAATAATTCAGGCCTACTGCAATCAGACCAAGCTCTTATGACTGATAATACAGCTGCTTCAATGGTTACTAATTACAGCAAGTACCCCTACTTGTTCTCCAAGGATTTTGGAACATCCATGGTCAAAATGGGTGGCATTGGTGTACTTACAGGGCAAAATGGACAGATTAGGAAGAATTGTAGGGTGGTGAACTAG